In the Methanocella sp. genome, CAGATCGACCGAAGCCTGAGTAAGCTTCAAGGCTTCCTCTACTCGCTTGCGGTCGGTAATGTCCCGGTTGCTTGCCCGGCGCCCGAGCAACCCCCCATTTCTCCCGAATACTGGCAGGCAATTGTGGCTGATCCATCTTATTTCTCCACTCACGGCCACGATTCTAAAATCGATGCCACTGTGGCCAGTCGGGCTTGTAAGGTGATCATTTATATGTTGTTCATACGCTGCCAGATCATCCGGATGGACGATTTTTTGCATCAGCCCGGGGTCGCGATAGAACTCTTCAGGGCCATGGCCTGTGATCCGCTCGCAAGAAGGCGAAACGTAAATGTAATTGCCCCTAAGATCAGTCCAGTACTCCCAGTCATCCGTGAAATCGGCCATGAGCCGGAACTTCTCCTCGCTCTCCCTCAGGGCCTTCTCGGCCCTCTTGCGCTCCGTAATGTCCCTCGTGAGTGCACACAAGTACTCTCTGCCGTGGAAGTCGAAGTAAGTCACCGAAACCTCGGCCTGGAAAACCTGCCCATACTTTGTCCGGTGCCAGTCTTCGAACTTTTTAAAACCGTACCCCTTTGCGTCCTGCCATACAGCCACAAACTTATCTTTTGTCATGTCGAGGCCGACGTCCCAAACGTACATGGATAGCAGCTCTTCGCGCGTGTAGCCGAGCGATCGGCACTTAGCATCGTTCACATAATAAAAGCGGCCATCCGGGCTTATCAGGGACGCTTCGTCCTGCGCCTGATCGACCATGTGCCGCATCAGCTGCAGCGACTCTTCGGCCTGCCGGTGCTCAACGGTCTCTTGATAATCTTTATCCTTTTGCAGTAACCGTAACTCGTTCTCAAGGACATGAATGCGGTCTTTAAGCTTAGCGATGGTCCTTTCCTCGTCTTCGGCATCTTCGCCACAATATGTGCTATCGGACTTCATCGACCTCACTTCCATCCCCTGACAAATAAAAATAAAACGGCTAAATTGTCTAGTTAATAATCAATCTCCATACCCGAATCAAAATTAATCATGCTAATATAAATACTTATACTTAGATAATTGCTAATATATCAGGCACATGAAAAAGGCGTTTGAGCGCCCTTACTCTAGGGTAATGTCCTTCTTCACGATGCCAGTCATGAACGCCTTACTTTCACTTTTTGGGCAGAGCCGTATTTTTATAAAATACCTGTGCTACGGAATCTTCTGTTTGTTTCACAATACCCTTTATGGAATCGAAGTGATATTCAAAAAATATTATTTAAACCATAATTTAAATTTAACTTTTACGTTAGCACGATCGGGGTTGAGATAAATTGACGGATAAGGGAAAGGATTAAGGCGAAGCCGTAAATGTGAGAGCATAAAAAAAGAAGATCGTCGATGAGGTCTAGGAGGAACGTCACTACTACTATGAGGAGATCAGGAAGCCGCCGCCCCGGCCAGGGCACGCTGCCGATTCACGCAGCGAGCCGGGTGGCAGCAGGACCGCAAGGTGGTGATGGTCTCGGCGATCAGCGGGAGTCTGATCCAGGATGCTGACGTCTGCGGATGTTCCCATTTGCTATTTCCATTTGCCGCTATTCTCGATAAATACACCTGAGAGATCCGTTTACGTCCAGGCGCCCGGTCGTTAGTCTGACTGTTTTTTATAGGAGCCTTCTTTTAATTAATCCCTATTTCGGTAAATATAGCTTGCCAATGATTTATATAATAATAATATTTATAATAATACGTTATAAACCTATGTACATCAGAGAAAGTATCGATAATTCTTGTGCATGAGCAGCAGATCAGGTGGTAAAGATGGTAAGCTTTACGGAAGTTCTCGGCCGGTTCATCCAGGGCAATAGCTATCTCATCATATTGGTGACGGTCCTGCTGCTGCTCGTGGCGATCATGAGCGCACAGAACGTGCACATGGAAACGGGAATCGAAACCAGTGTGTTTACGTACACCCAGCTCTACAAGGACATCGACTACTACAACCATCACTACAATGCCACCAGCGCGCTGAATACCTTCCTGATCCTGGTCACCACGGATGACGTATACGACCCCCAGGCGCTCGACACCATGGCCCGGCTCGGCCAGGTGATCGGCTCGGTCAAGAAAGTAACGAGTGTAACGGGCATCTACACCTACCTCGACGCGGCCCACAACGGGACGCTCAGTAACGAGGCCAACATTGAGCAGCAGGTTGCACAGCTTCCTTCCAGCATTATCCAGTCCTATGTGATCGACCGCTACCATACCATCATGTACGTGACGATGCAGGGGAACCTGCCGGAGACCGAGAAGCCGCCCGTCCTCGATGCAGTCCAGAAAGCCATCCAGTATATGCCCATGATCCCGGGCATGACGACCTTTATCACGGGCACCACGGCGAGAAAGCTCGAGATCCAGAAGGCGATGATAGGCAATATGTCCACCATGCTGGCGACGGCGGTCTTGCTCATGCTGTTCGCGCTATGGTTCACCTTCCGTGTCCGCTGGCGGCTGCTGCCGCTGCCCATCGTGTTGATCGGCGTCCTCTACACGGGAGGGATCATGGGCGCGATCGACATACCGCTCACCATGGTCTCCATGGCCGTCTTCCCCATCCTGATCGGCATGGGCGTGGAGTACGCCATCCAGTTCCACAACCGCATGATGGAAGAGCTAAACTCGGGCAAGGAGGCCGGCGATGCGGTCGTTGCCACCGTGAAGGGCATTGGCCCGCCGGTCCTGTACTCGGTCACGTGCACCGGCCTCGGCTTCGCCGCCATCCTCATATCCCCGGTGCCTATGGTCTTTGACTTTGGCCTCATGTGCTTGATAGGTATAGTCGTCTGCTTCCTGACCGCGCTGTTTCTGCTGCTGACTGTCCTCTTCCTGCTGGCCCGTCGTAGTCATATTACCGTAAAAAAAGGGCAGGAGGTTAAAAGCTTCCTCGAGACTGCCATCGAGCGCGTCGCAGAAACAACGACACGACACCCCGAAGTGATCATCGTCGCGACCCTTCTCATGCTCGTCGGATATGCGCTCGACCCCTCGGTCGGCGTGGAGGTCGATGTGTCCAACTTCGTCCCGCAGGACCTGCCGAGCATTGTGCAGTACCGCAGCCTCAGCTACGCCTACGGCGTTAAGCCCGGCGACATGACGGTCATGGTCAAGGCTCCTGACGCTACCAGGGCTGACGTGGTCCGGTGGGAGCAGGATTTCGCCAACCTCGAGCTTAAAGTCAACCCCGACGTGATGTCCGTGAGCAGCCTGGCCACGGTGCTCGCGGCCCATAATAATGGTACCCTGCCCACGACGGACGCGGGCATACAGCAGGCGATCGCATCGATACCGCCGGAAGAGCTGAGCAAATACATCGACGATACCCGGAGCTCGGGCGTGATCATAATGAATGTCAACACCGCGGACACGCCCCACCTCATGAGCATGCTCGACCGCACCGAGAAGGACTTAAAGTTCCTGTGGCCGCCGGCCGGCGTAACTGCCTCCCTGATCGGCGAGCAGGTGGTGTCGAAAGTGACCCTGTCATCGCTGGCGGGCGACCGGCTGAAGATGACGCTGGAGGCCGGTTTTATGGTGTTCATCGCGCTGTTGATCATCTATAAGGACTGGGTGCGGGCCGTGGTGCCGACGTTCGCCGTGATCATCGTCACCGGGCTGTCCTGCATCGTGATGGTCCTCCTGGGGATGAAGTATACGCCGCTTTCCACCACCCTGGGCTCGCTGACCATCGGCATCGGCGTCGACTTTTCCATCCTCCACATGTCCCGATACTATGAGGAGAAGGCGAAGGGGCACTCGCCGAGGGAGGCCATGCGCATCGCCACGGGCAAGATCGGCGCCGCTATCTTTTGCAGCGCGACCACGGTGATCGCGGGCTTCGGCGCGCTTGTCATGTCCAACTTCCCCATCCTGAGCAACTTCGGCATCGTGACCATCATCGACTTCGTAATGGCGCTATGCAGCGCCTTCATGATCATGCCGCCGCTGCTCGTGACGCTGGACTCATGGTGGATGAAGAAAACAGGCAAAATGGAGGCGATACCATCGTCCGTCTGAAACCCTTATTGATTGTCGTGGCCCTACTGGCGCAGTTCATGCTGGTGATCCCGCCGCCCGTCCACGCCCAGATTACAGGAGGCCCGATCATCGATGCAGCAATCTACGGCAACAAGGAGTTCTACCCGGGGCAGACCGCACCTCTGTTAGTGGTCGTGCAGAACAAGGGTTATATGCAGTCGCTGTCAGGCTTCAAGTCATCGGAGGCGCAGTTCAGCCTGGGCACCCTCAAAACCACCTCCGGCCAGGACCAGTCTTCGGCGGTCTCCAGCTTTCAATCGGCGGAAGACGGTGCTTCCTCACAAACCTCCTACGGAAGTAATGTTTCATCGGCAAGCGTCGCCGTCGAGCCGTTTGATAACGGGAACGGGACGTCGATAAGCTCCGTCGGCCAATCCACACAATACCAGGCGGCCTCCGGGGCGGACTGGCAGGAGGGCGCGGCCGCGGCCGATAACTCGTCGACCTTTTCGAGCGTCATCAACACGAACAACAACATTCAATTGATAGGCACAGTCGGCGGCATTGATCAAAACACGCTGAGCACCGTGCCGATGGAGGCGACCACGGCGCTGGGGCTGGTCTGCCAGCTGACGCCAGGCGATGCCCCGCTGGAGGTCGTCACCGACGACCGGGGCATAATCGGCTCGCTGACACAAGGCCAGGTGGGCGGCGGCCCCAACACCTTATACACCTTATCCTTCGGCCTTTATCAGCCCCTCCAGTTCTGGGTCAGAGTCGACCTGAACGCGACTCCAGGCCACTACACCCTGCCGCTTGTATGCACGTATAAGTATCTGGTCGA is a window encoding:
- a CDS encoding hydrophobe/amphiphile efflux-3 (HAE3) family transporter, with translation MVSFTEVLGRFIQGNSYLIILVTVLLLLVAIMSAQNVHMETGIETSVFTYTQLYKDIDYYNHHYNATSALNTFLILVTTDDVYDPQALDTMARLGQVIGSVKKVTSVTGIYTYLDAAHNGTLSNEANIEQQVAQLPSSIIQSYVIDRYHTIMYVTMQGNLPETEKPPVLDAVQKAIQYMPMIPGMTTFITGTTARKLEIQKAMIGNMSTMLATAVLLMLFALWFTFRVRWRLLPLPIVLIGVLYTGGIMGAIDIPLTMVSMAVFPILIGMGVEYAIQFHNRMMEELNSGKEAGDAVVATVKGIGPPVLYSVTCTGLGFAAILISPVPMVFDFGLMCLIGIVVCFLTALFLLLTVLFLLARRSHITVKKGQEVKSFLETAIERVAETTTRHPEVIIVATLLMLVGYALDPSVGVEVDVSNFVPQDLPSIVQYRSLSYAYGVKPGDMTVMVKAPDATRADVVRWEQDFANLELKVNPDVMSVSSLATVLAAHNNGTLPTTDAGIQQAIASIPPEELSKYIDDTRSSGVIIMNVNTADTPHLMSMLDRTEKDLKFLWPPAGVTASLIGEQVVSKVTLSSLAGDRLKMTLEAGFMVFIALLIIYKDWVRAVVPTFAVIIVTGLSCIVMVLLGMKYTPLSTTLGSLTIGIGVDFSILHMSRYYEEKAKGHSPREAMRIATGKIGAAIFCSATTVIAGFGALVMSNFPILSNFGIVTIIDFVMALCSAFMIMPPLLVTLDSWWMKKTGKMEAIPSSV